One genomic window of Quercus robur chromosome 6, dhQueRobu3.1, whole genome shotgun sequence includes the following:
- the LOC126733337 gene encoding zinc finger CCCH domain-containing protein 38 — translation MSGSSRKRGSKWDLREEDQFEDENVSVDCWPGKAGMSFHEEDSERRWLSTEVAGSNRSKWSDLENDLLEAKHDLEPLPRSSVSLRDGSFSKGRNRNLEATVSWDGDGSYGMNMSPGLDEWRGQSRSRSPKNGWSRSLRGRSRSRSRSRSRSRSPVRGIRRESGFHDRSRSRGASTQLCKDFAAGRCRRGNHCQFLHQGNQHYEDNWESRHRKGGDSKYSTPHDTRDYTSRMGRSTAYCTDFIRGKCRRGASCRYAHDGASDSFSKGSANDVIRERENYRNRDLSFERGGEPEHRRVGEVPCKFFAAGNCRNGKFCRFSHHTRAGVSPDGRSGDGDDRWGLRRHSVDIDRLRDGLKRSEWSDTATVSDATKSEDNDGQLSAPAQRSTAWSRVDTRWSHSMDEGKRTGGDPKVGYKAAESNEKEGNPWKEENAVASISVPESSGAEKWSGDMDMSPDWNYGLQSTNHVVKEEHGHLTQASQSFGSYDTFVVTRGQEITKEASVPMHDAAAVVQPIINEKSYFQQNHNLRDDGAIALSCDDKSAIEKTVSSSVDLNFSANVLPGQCFDQNGQSSSSLPLPNINKVVTPTASSRGGTTKYQQNLVFSPKSLTKPEIGGASSSQVNPGISPRQNMVSSEQLTHLTNLSASLAQYFGNGPQLPQIYAALNSHNSVDVPSISKSEGILQPVSGAQVQQNPAIGSQQYDPICDSIEPKKSDISNNPSGISPNPSGHKSSVDVKPEIPLKDMSPSPLPHKPNGSDFHRIGSSEEPNHKSQPSNQQETGANNEVAMENNGVGAEESKKAREGNQNAQEDGPLGNVDGDAEADDGKKSKDVKGIRAFKFSLVEFVKEILKPAWKEGQIGKDAYKTIVKKVVDKVTSTFQGANIPQTQEKIDYYLSSSKPKLTKLVQAYVEKIQKG, via the exons ATGAGTGGAAGCAGCAGAAAACGTGGTTCTAAGTGGGATTTGAGAGAAGAGGATCaatttgaagatgaaaatgtATCAGTTGATTGTTGGCCTGGAAAAGCAGGCATGTCTTTTCATGAGGAAGACTCAGAACGTAGATGGCTCTCTACGGAGGTTGCTGGTAGTAATCGCTCAAAGTGGTCTGATCTGGAGAATGATTTGCTAGAGGCAAAGCATGATTTGGAACCTTTACCCAGAAGCAGTGTTTCACTCAGGGATGGTAGCTTCAGTAAAGGCAGAAACAGGAATTTGGAAGCCACTGTCTCGTGGGATGGAGATGGAAGTTATGGCATGAATATGTCTCCTGGTCTTGATGAATGGAGAGGACAAAGTCGTAGTCGCTCCCCCAAAAATGGTTGGAGCAGGTCACTCAG GGGTAGGAGTAGAAGTAGGAGCAGGAGCCGGAGCAGGAGTAGAAGCCCTGTTCGTGGCATTAGACGGGAATCAGGATTCCATGACAGAAGTAGAAGCAGAGGAGCATCTACTCAATTGTGTAAAGATTTCGCAGCTGGGAGATGCCGGAGGGGCAATCATTGTCAGTTTCTTCATCAGGGTAATCAACATTATGAGGATAACTGGGAAAGTAGGCACAGGAAAGGTggagattcaaaatattctacTCCCCATGATACCAGGGACTATACATCAAGAATGGGAAGATCTACTGCATACTGTACTGATTTTATTAGAGGAAAGTGTCGGAGGGGGGCTTCTTGCAGATATGCCCATGATGGTGCTTCTGATAGTTTCAGTAAAGGGTCTGCAAATGATGTCATTAGAGAAAGGGAAAATTATAGGAATAGAGACTTATCTTTTGAACGAGGTGGTGAGCCTGAACATCGTAGGGTTGGTGAAGttccttgtaaattttttgctGCAGGAAATTGTCGTAATGGGAAATTTTGCCGGTTTTCTCATCATACACGGGCAGGTGTAAGTCCTGATGGAAGATCAGGAGATGGAGATGATAGGTGGGGGCTGCGCCGCCATTCAGTTGATATAGACCGGCTGCGGGATGGTCTGAAAAGGAGTGAATGGAGTGATACGGCTACTGTCTCAGATGCTACAAAGAGTGAAGACAACGATGGACAATTGAGTGCTCCAGCACAAAGGTCCACTGCTTGGTCCAGGGTTGATACTAGATGGAGTCATAGTATGGATGAGGGGAAGAGAACTGGTGGCGATCCAAAAGTTGGTTATAAAGCAGCTGAGAGCAATGAGAAGGAAGGCAACCCCTGGAAGGAAGAAAATGCTGTTGCCAGCATCAGTGTTCCTGAATCAAGTGGTGCTGAGAAATGGTCTGGTGATATGGACATGTCTCCTGATTGGAATTATGGATTGCAGTCTACCAACCATGTTGTGAAAGAAGAGCATGGTCACCTTACTCAGGCTTCACAATCTTTTGGTTCTTATGATACATTTGTAGTCACTCGAGGACAGGAAATAACTAAGGAGGCTTCAGTTCCAATGCATGATGCTGCTGCAGTTGTGCAACcaattataaatgaaaaatctTATTTCCAACAGAACCACAATTTGAGGGATGATGGTGCTATTGCATTGTCATGTGATGACAAAAGTGCTATTGAAAAAACTGTTAGTTCAAGTGTTGATCTAAACTTTTCTGCCAATGTCTTGCCTGGACAATGCTTCGACCAAAATGGACAGAGTTCAAGCTCCTTACCTCttccaaatataaataaagtggTGACACCCACTGCCTCTTCAAGAGGAGGAACTacaaaatatcaacaaaatctGGTGTTTTCTCCAAAATCTCTCACCAAACCAGAAATTGGGGGTGCTAGTTCATCACAAGTAAATCCTGGAATTTCTCCAAGGCAAAACATGGTAAGCAGTGAACAGCTGACACACCTTACTAACCTTTCAGCCTCTTTAGCTCAGTATTTTGGAAATGGACCGCAACTTCCGCAAATTTATGCTGCTCTAAATTCCCATAATTCGGTGGATGTTCCTTCCATTTCCAAATCTGAAGGGATTCTTCAGCCAGTTTCAGGAGCACAAGTTCAGCAAAACCCAGCCATTGGATCCCAGCAGTATGATCCTATATGTGATAGCATAGAGCCTAAGAAGTCCGACATTAGTAACAACCCTTCAGGCATTTCACCAAATCCATCTGGGCATAAAAGTTCTGTAGATGTAAAACCAGAAATACCGTTGAAAGACATGTCCCCATCACCTCTTCCTCACAAACCAAATGGAAGTGATTTTCACAGGATTGGCAGTTCAGAAGAACCTAATCACAAGAGCCAGCCTTCAAATCAGCAGGAGACTGGTGCAAATAATGAGGTTGCCATGGAAAACAATGGAGTGGGGGCTGAGGAAAGCAAGAAAGCACGAGAGGGGAACCAAAATGCCCAAGAGGATGGTCCTTTGGGGAATGTTGATGGAGATGCTGAAGCAGATGATGGAAAGAAAAGCAAAGATGTGAAGGGTATTCGTGCATTTAAATTTTCTCTTGTGGAGTTTGTTAAGGAAATTCTAAAACCCGCATGGAAGGAAGGTCAAATTGGCAAAGATGCTTACAAGACTATAGTGAAGAAGGTGGTCGACAAAGTGACCAGTACTTTTCAGGGGGCTAATATTCCTCAGACACAAGAGAAAATTGACTATTATCTGTCATCTTCAAAACCAAAGCTTACCAAATTAGTACAG GCATACGTGGAAAAAATTCAGAAGGGCTAA
- the LOC126690028 gene encoding uncharacterized protein LOC126690028: MDLVEHVSHFNQRMAVHSKDEALMCKVFPSSLGPMAMRWFDGLRADSIDSFKELIRAFGSRFITCSRVPRLLDSLLVLSMQEGETLKTYSDRYLEMFNEIDGDFDDVAISTFKVGLLAEHGLRKSLTIKLVTSVRQLMDWIDKYKRVKEDQ, translated from the coding sequence ATGGACCTTGTGGAGCATGTGAGTCACTTCAATCAGAGAATGGCTGTCCATTCCAAAGACGAAgccttgatgtgtaaggtgttcCCATCCAGTTTAGGAcccatggcgatgagatggttcgacGGTCTAAGGGcagattccatagattccttcaAGGAGCTCATCCGAGCATTTGGATCTCGTTTTATTACGTGTAGCAGGGTTCCTCGGCTCTTGGATTCCTTACTAGTCTTATCCATGCAAGAAGGGGAGACTCTGAAGACATACTCGGACAGATACTTGGAGATGTTCAATGAAATAGATGGTGACTTTGATGACGTGGCCATCAGTACTTTCAAGGTCGGCCTCCTAGCCGAGCACGGTTTAAGAAAATCTTTGACTATCAAACTTGTCACCAGTGTACGCCAACTCATGGACTGGATTGATAAATATAAGAGGGTTAAGGAAGACCAGTAG